One genomic window of Magnolia sinica isolate HGM2019 chromosome 3, MsV1, whole genome shotgun sequence includes the following:
- the LOC131239722 gene encoding probable (S)-N-methylcoclaurine 3'-hydroxylase isozyme 2, with product MEFLSIALLFSFICIAYFLLRDPRQKGLPPGPRPWPILGNLLQLGDMPHSHLAKLAQSYGHLFTLKLGVQTVVVASSPAAAAEILKTHDRVFSGRYVFHNFRIENHVEYSMVWSECNDYWKMLRRICRTELFSPKMIEMQAHLRENKVSDMVGHLGRKEGEVVKIAEIVFGTLFNIFGNLIYSKDVFDLSDPSGGEIKGQIWRLMELGNSTNPADYFPILGEFDLFRQRRAVADCLHQIYDVWNAILRERREKKEADSNHDFTNVLLKANLNDHQINALLMEMFGAGTETSASTIEWAMAELIKNPDIMSKVRSELDRVVGPKMVKESDLPSLPYLQACVKETLRLHPPTPLLLPHRALEKCQLFDYTIPKDCQLMVNAWAIGRDPKTWNDPMTFVPERFLNSTVDYKGNDFELIPFSAGRRICPGVPLASQFIPLIVASLVQNFVWGLPNGMRPSELVMDEKFGLTLQKEPPLLVVPKARV from the exons ATGGAATTCCTTTCAATCGCTCTCCTTTTCTCCTTCATCTGCATAGCCTACTTCCTACTACGTGACCCACGCCAAAAGGGCCTTCCACCAGGCCCACGCCCATGGCCTATCTTAGGCAACCTCCTCCAGCTTGGAGACATGCCACACTCCCACCTAGCCAAACTAGCTCAATCCTACGGCCATCTCTTCACCCTCAAGCTCGGGGTCCAGACTGTCGTCGTCGCATCGTCCCCGGCTGCCGCTGCCGAGATCCTCAAGACCCATGATCGTGTCTTCTCCGGCCGCTACGTCTTCCACAACTTCCGTATCGAGAACCACGTCGAATACTCGATGGTGTGGTCTGAGTGCAATGACTACTGGAAAATGCTTCGGAGAATCTGCAGGACTGAGCTGTTCTCGCCGAAGATGATCGAAATGCAGGCCCACCTGAGGGAGAACAAGGTATCAGATATGGTGGGCCATTTGGGGAGGAAGGAAGGAGAGGTAGTGAAGATAGCTGAGATTGTTTTTGGGACTCTCTTCAATATCTTTGGCAACTTGATATATTCTAAGGATGTTTTCGACCTGTCCGACCCGTCGGGTGGGGAGATTAAAGGTCAGATATGGAGGTTGATGGAGCTGGGGAATTCAACAAATCCGGCGGATTATTTTCCGATACTAGGTGAGTTTGATCTCTTCAGGCAAAGGCGGGCGGTCGCCGACTGCCTTCATCAGATATATGATGTATGGAATGCAATTCTCCgtgaaaggagagagaagaaagaagctgATTCTAATCACGATTTCACCAATGTTTTGCTCAAGGCTAATCTTAATGATCATCAGATAAACGCGTTGCTAATG GAAATGTTCGGTGCCGGCACAGAAACTAGCGCTTCAACGATAGAGTGGGCCATGGCAGAGCTCATCAAAAACCCAGATATCATGTCCAAAGTTCGATCAGAACTAGACAGggtggtgggccccaaaatggtGAAGGAGTCAGATCTACCGTCCCTTCCTTATCTCCAAGCGTGCGTAAAGGAGACACTACGATTACACCCTCCAACACCTTTACTCCTACCCCACCGTGCCTTAGAGAAATGTCAGCTGTTCGATTACACGATCCCAAAGGACTGTCAATTGATGGTGAATGCATGGGCCATTGGGAGGGACCCCAAAACATGGAACGATCCGATGACGTTTGTACCGGAGCGATTTCTGAATTCAACGGTGGATTACAAAGGGAACGATTTTGAGCTCATACCATTCAGTGCAGGGCGGAGGATATGCCCAGGTGTACCGCTCGCGAGTCAGTTCATACCGTTGATTGTAGCGTCTCTGGTGCAGAattttgtgtggggcctaccaaatgGCATGAGGCCAAGTGAGTTGGTGATGGATGAGAAGTTCGGGTTGACTTTACAGAAGGAGCCCCCTCTGCTCGTCGTTCCTAAAGCACGTGTATGA
- the LOC131238835 gene encoding (S)-N-methylcoclaurine 3'-hydroxylase isozyme 1-like, whose translation MGEYLPVNVVPAACLVVGRARLILLISQSTLAMCLRREMFGAGTETSASTIEWAMAELIKNPDIMSKVRSELDRVVGPKMVKESDLPSLPYLQACVKETLRLHPPTPLLLPHRALEKCQLFDYTIPKDCQLMVNAWAIGRDPKTWNDPMTFVPERFLNSTVDYKGNDFELIPFSAGRRICPGVPLASQFIPLIVASLVQNFVWGLPNGMRPSELVMDEKFGLTLQKEPPLLVVPKARV comes from the exons ATGGGTGAATACTTACCTGTAAATGTTGTCCCTGCAGCATGCCTCGTCGTGGGTAGAGCGAGGTTGATCCTTCTAATCAGTCAGTCGACCCTTGCCATGTGCCTCCGGAGG GAAATGTTCGGTGCCGGCACAGAAACTAGCGCTTCAACGATAGAGTGGGCCATGGCGGAGCTCATCAAAAACCCAGATATCATGTCCAAAGTTCGATCAGAACTAGACAGggtggtgggccccaaaatggtGAAGGAGTCAGATCTACCGTCCCTTCCTTATCTCCAAGCGTGCGTAAAGGAGACACTACGATTACACCCTCCAACACCTTTACTCCTACCCCACCGTGCCTTAGAGAAATGTCAGCTGTTCGATTACACGATCCCAAAGGACTGTCAATTGATGGTGAATGCATGGGCCATTGGGAGGGACCCCAAAACATGGAACGATCCGATGACGTTTGTACCGGAGCGATTTCTGAATTCAACGGTGGATTACAAAGGGAACGATTTTGAGCTCATACCATTCAGTGCAGGGCGGAGGATATGCCCAGGTGTACCGCTCGCGAGTCAGTTCATACCGTTGATTGTAGCGTCTCTGGTGCAGAattttgtgtggggcctaccaaatgGCATGAGGCCAAGTGAGTTGGTGATGGATGAGAAGTTCGGGTTGACTTTACAGAAGGAGCCCCCTCTGCTCGTCGTTCCTAAAGCACGTGTATGA